The Anastrepha ludens isolate Willacy chromosome X, idAnaLude1.1, whole genome shotgun sequence genome includes a window with the following:
- the LOC128869883 gene encoding uncharacterized protein LOC128869883 has product MSKVDPTTRSKWEEQLDYDKLPLWAECEAMLNKRYQHLSAEEASSSQQRPNNEDTRQKTKNQQLRHSKTTFIATNFKLPTCLHCGSKDHYLTTCPKFQALTALKRFELAKSISLCINCLRKGHTVSKCKANRCGVCNRSHHTMVHQYPISFETEPQPSTSQAMHISSLPDRVMLATAVVNVKVSSSVYVQARALLDSGSQDQGKLKTYIKSRINNFEFSADFWVMRSISVNHPDRTVNTNGWKIPQNIELADPSFYKCQKIDILLGAEIFFDLLSVGQIRTSPRQPTLQKTVLGWIISGKYATNNSSSAQVSSTLCQFEESVASIDTTIRKFWELEEIPAQINSTRLTPEQAKCEEFFSKTTQVLPCGRLQVRLPFKPDRKLLGHSYETAARRFQALERRTLKDPVLRKMYLDFMQEYLDLGHMSPTNNRLPSEPHYFIPHQCVLRPQSTTTKLRVVFDASSRTSTQVALNETLMVGPIVQEELFSTLLRFRLHKYAMTADITKMYRQILVHEDDRNFQLIVWRQDPSEHLQIFRLNTVTYGTAPVPFLATRCLQMLSDKNKAKYPLGSKVIRNDFYVDDLLTGSDSIESLTQIQQEVNIILESAGLKLAKWFSNHTSLSGSESLQKLLQLSDTDSTKTLGIHWQPKDDIFGFILEDNFSELRATKRNILSVSARLFDPLGLLAPLVTKAKILLQELWIRKLDWDESIPLRLDTSWQNFKANLLQLSSISIPRFIGRRGMPAKIYCDNATNFVGAERKLRKLREAFLAQKEEILQYAADEGFIFAFIPPRAPHFGGLWEAAVKSAKHLLVRAVGNALLTVEESATLLVEVEAVLNSRPLALLSNDPNDGEALTPAHLLIGCPLRALPPEKVPVNLSRCLERWQLVCSLKQQFWRAWSKSYLLELQQRNKWVHPQPNVQPGQLVVVHEDNVPPQHWVLGRVTATIPGADGKIRVADITTRSGEVRRPIHKLAVLPVENKN; this is encoded by the exons ATGTCGAAGGTTGATCCCACTACTCGGTCAAAGTGGGAGGAGCAACTTGACTATGATAAGCTGCCGCTTTGGGCTGAGTGTGAAGCTATGCTAAACAAGAGATACCAGCATTTATCAGCTGAAGAAGCTTCCTCATCCCAACAAAGGCCAAATAATGAAGATACgcggcagaaaacaaaaaatcaacaactgCGACACTCAAAGACAACATTTATCGCGACAAATTTCAAACTGCCGACTTGCCTTCACTGTGGTTCCAAGGACCATTATTTGACAACTTGTCCAAAATTCCAAGCGCTTACTGcacttaaaagatttgaattaGCAAAATCGATTTCCCTGTGCATAAATTGCTTGCGCAAGGGACATACGGTCTCAAAGTGCAAAGCAAATCGCTGTGGTGTATGCAACCGTTCGCATCACACTATGGTGCATCAATATCCGATCTCCTTTGAGACTGAGCCGCAACCTTCGACGTCACAGGCCATGCATATTAGCAGCCTGCCTGACCGAGTCATGTTAGCTACAGCCGTAGTTAATGTAAAAGTCAGCTCCAGTGTTTACGTGCAAGCGCGAGCTCTACTTGACTCCGGTTCTCAA gaCCAAGGCAAGCTTAAAACTTATATAAAATCGAGGATCAACAATTTTGAGTTTTCGGCGGACTTTTGGGTAATGCGTTCGATATCAGTCAATCATCCTGATCGGACTGTAAACACAAATGGCTGGAAAATCCCACAAAATATTGAGCTAGCTGACCCAAGTTTCTACAAATGTCAGAAAATTGACATACTTTTAGGAGCTGAAATATTCTTTGATCTGTTATCGGTGGGTCAGATCAGAACCAGCCCAAGGCAGCCAACGCTGCAAAAAACTGTGTTAGGCTGGATAATTTCAGGCAAGTATGCCACAAATAATAGCTCCAGTGCCCAAGTAAGTAGCACATTATGTCAATTTGAAGAAAGCGTTGCTAGCATTGATACTACAATCCGAAAATTCTGGGAATTGGAAGAAATACCTGCACAAATAAATTCCACACGACTGACTCCAGAGCAGGCAAAATGtgaggaatttttttcgaaaaccacaCAGGTTTTACCATGTGGAAGGCTTCAAGTCAGACTGCCTTTCAAACCCGACCGTAAATTACTCGGTCATTCGTATGAAACCGCAGCTCGGCGGTTTCAGGCGCTGGAGAGAAGGACGCTGAAAGATCCAGTACTTCGTAAAATGTACCTGGACTTCATGCAAGAGTATCTCGATTTGGGGCATATGAGTCCAACAAATAATCGACTCCCGAGTGAGCCGCACTATTTCATTCCGCACCAGTGTGTGTTAAGGCCGCAGAGCACAACTACCAAGTTGCGCGTAGTTTTTGATGCTTCGAGTCGCACATCAACACAAGTTGCGTTGAATGAAACCTTGATGGTCGGGCCGATCGTtcaagaggagcttttttcgacCCTCCTTCGCTTCCGATTGCACAAATATGCCATGACTGCCGACATCACGAAGATGTATCGTCAAATATTGGTGCACGAAGACGACAGGAACTTCCAGCTCATAGTGTGGAGACAGGATCCATCGgagcatttgcaaatttttcgattaaacACCGTAACATACGGCACAGCGCCTGTACCATTTCTCGCCACACGGTGTCTGCAAATGCTAAGCgacaaaaataaagccaaatatccACTCGGTTCCAAAGTCATTCGGAATGACTTTTACGTCGACGACCTATTAACAGGATCCGACAGTATAGAAAGCCTCAcccagatacaacaggaagtaaatataattttagaatCGGCAGGCCTGAAATTAGCAAAGTGGTTTTCCAATCATACAAGCTTATCGGGTAGTGAGAGtctccaaaaattattgcagcTCAGCGATACCGACTCCACCAAAACGCTGGGAATCCACTGGCAGCCGAAAGATGACATTTTTGGCTTCATTCTGGAAGATAATTTTAGCGAGCTGCGAGCAACTAAACGTAATATTTTATCAGTTTCCGCTCGCCTCTTTGACCCTCTTGGTTTATTAGCCCCGCTAGttaccaaagctaaaatcttatTACAAGAGCTTTGGATTCGAAAGCTAGACtgggatgagtcgattccattgcGGCTTGACACTAGCTGGCAAAACTTTAAAGCCAATTTGTTGCAGCTTTCATCAATTAGCATTCCTCG GTTCATTGGGCGCCGAGGGATGCCAGCCAAAATATACTGCGACAACGCGACGAACTTCGTGGGAGCAGAGAGGAAGCTGAGGAAGCTCCGGGAAGCCTTTCTGGCACAGAAAGAGGAGATTCTCCAATACGCCGCCGACGAAGGATTCATCTTCGCCTTCATACCTCCGAGGGCACCCCACTTCGGCGGCCTGTGGGAAGCAGCAGTGAAGTCGGCCAAACATCTGCTGGTGCGCGCCGTAGGCAACGCGCTGTTAACCGTCGAAGAAAGCGCAACGCTTCTCGTCGAAGTAGAAGCGGTACTGAATTCCCGACCGCTCGCACTACTCAGCAACGACCCCAACGACGGCGAGGCGCTAACGCCGGCGCATCTACTAATCGGTTGCCCCTTGCGAGCTTTGCCACCGGAGAAGGTACCCGTCAACCTCAGCCGCTGCTTAGAGAGATGGCAGCTTGTTTGCTCTCTCAAGCAACAATTTTGGCGCGCGTGGTCGAAGAGCTACCTTCTGGAGCTTCAGCAGCGCAACAAATGGGTGCACCCGCAGCCCAACGTCCAACCAGGCCAACTCGTCGTCGTCCACGAAGACAACGTACCCCCGCAGCATTGGGTGCTCGGTCGAGTAACCGCAACCATTCCCGGAGCGGACGGCAAAATTCGAGTCGCAGACATCACCACTAGGTCGGGTGAAGTACGACGCCCTATTCACAAACTCGCCGTGCTGCCGGTGGAAAACAAGAATTGA
- the LOC128869884 gene encoding uncharacterized protein LOC128869884 has protein sequence MSKPKSAISSLSPSKEMMDLKSLKRQRTVAKTSIVRIKTGLLEKTMSLDPIELECRLDILNSHSEKLMKCQSKIEEIDEEDIARGELEDLIVETKSIIKTILARNKSSIAETSFTAPHSSRLPKMSLPTFKGEYSEFKNFMSLFESFVHNDPTIPDIEKFNHLVSCLSGEALGKVKSFQMSEENYPKALASLRKV, from the coding sequence ATGAGTAAACCAAAGTCGGCTATTTCAAGTCTCTCTCCAAGTAAGGAGATGATGGACTTAAAGTCTTTAAAGCGCCAGAGAACTGTTGCAAAAACCAGCATAGTGCGCATAAAAACGGGTCTCCTTGAAAAGACCATGTCGCTAGATCCAATCGAATTGGAGTGCCGACTCGACATATTGAACTCCCACAGCGAAAAACTCATGAAATGTCAGTCGAAAATTGAGGAAATCGACGAAGAAGACATTGCCCGTGGAGAGTTAGAGGACTTAATTGTAGAAACAAAGTCCATTATAAAGACCATTCTGGcgagaaataaatcgtcaattGCCGAAACATCTTTTACTGCACCTCACAGCTCGCGACTACCAAAAATGTCGTTACCTACGTTCAAAGGAGAATATTCcgagtttaaaaactttatgagtCTGTTTGAGAGTTTCGTGCACAATGATCCCACAATCccggatattgaaaaatttaatcatttagtaTCATGTCTATCCGGTGAAGCCTTAGGCAAAGTGAAGTCCTTCCAAATGTCGGAAGAAAATTATCCAAAGGCGTTGGCAAGTTTGAGAAAGGTTTAA